A region of Desulfatiglans anilini DSM 4660 DNA encodes the following proteins:
- a CDS encoding DEAD/DEAH box helicase has translation MGFETFGLNRNLMAAVAAAGYTTPTPIQKQAIPLVMQGRDVLGLAQTGTGKTAAFALPVLQRFLQAKPGPVRALVVAPTRELAEQIHGEFQTLARGTRIRSTAVYGGVGFNPQASAFKRGVEVVIACPGRLLDHLRQGTLDLAHVEVLILDEADYLFDMGFLPDVRRIIGYLPSRRQNLLFSATMPTEIKRLAGEVLRDPATCRIGADAPAHTVSHALYPVAQHLKTALLMELLVQVGSGPVLVFTRTKHRAKRLGEQLAKAGHRSASLQGNLSQGRRQAALDGFRSGRFQVLVATDIVARGIDISKVSHVINYDVPSTPEAYIHRIGRTGRAGCSGAALTLVTREDKSVVCSIDRVIGSPIERRTLKDFDYDRPVSVSADVRPRTGRGSFPRRGEFDAHAGRHGKAAGDRPKASAGRR, from the coding sequence ATGGGTTTTGAAACATTTGGTTTGAATCGCAATCTGATGGCCGCAGTGGCGGCCGCGGGTTACACCACCCCCACTCCAATCCAGAAACAAGCCATCCCCTTGGTGATGCAGGGACGCGACGTCCTGGGGTTGGCCCAGACCGGCACCGGCAAGACCGCCGCGTTTGCGCTGCCCGTTCTGCAACGGTTTCTGCAGGCAAAGCCCGGCCCGGTGCGTGCCCTGGTCGTGGCTCCCACGCGCGAACTCGCCGAACAGATCCACGGAGAATTCCAGACCCTCGCGCGCGGGACTCGGATCCGCAGCACGGCAGTCTATGGCGGCGTCGGCTTCAACCCGCAGGCCTCGGCCTTCAAACGGGGGGTCGAGGTGGTCATCGCCTGCCCTGGCCGGCTCCTGGACCACCTCCGTCAAGGCACCCTGGATCTGGCGCATGTCGAAGTGCTGATCCTCGATGAGGCTGACTACCTGTTCGATATGGGCTTCCTGCCGGATGTCCGGCGGATTATCGGATATCTTCCGTCCAGGAGGCAGAATCTGCTCTTTTCCGCGACGATGCCAACCGAGATCAAACGCCTCGCCGGCGAGGTCCTGCGCGACCCGGCCACCTGCCGGATCGGGGCCGATGCGCCTGCCCATACGGTGAGCCACGCCCTCTACCCGGTCGCCCAGCATCTCAAGACGGCCCTGTTGATGGAACTGCTGGTCCAGGTTGGGAGCGGGCCTGTCCTCGTCTTCACCCGCACCAAGCACAGGGCGAAGCGTCTGGGCGAGCAGCTGGCCAAGGCCGGGCACCGGTCGGCCTCGCTGCAGGGGAACCTCTCTCAGGGGCGCCGTCAGGCGGCGCTGGACGGATTTCGCAGCGGCAGGTTCCAGGTCCTGGTGGCGACCGATATCGTCGCGCGCGGGATCGATATTTCCAAGGTGTCGCACGTGATCAACTACGACGTGCCGTCCACCCCGGAGGCCTACATCCACCGGATCGGGCGCACGGGGCGTGCCGGCTGCAGCGGTGCCGCCCTCACCCTCGTCACCCGGGAAGACAAGAGTGTGGTGTGCTCCATCGACCGGGTGATCGGGTCCCCGATCGAACGGCGGACCTTGAAAGACTTCGATTATGATCGCCCCGTGTCAGTGAGCGCAGATGTCCGGCCCCGGACGGGGCGTGGGTCTTTTCCCCGGCGAGGTGAATTCGATGCGCACGCCG
- a CDS encoding 4-hydroxyphenylacetate 3-hydroxylase N-terminal domain-containing protein, with protein sequence MAIKSEQEYRERVSKLRPKLFIGGRKVEDLNAHPVTRSVIEATARVYELTLDPRYQDTMQSVSHLTGEPVSRALHIHQSREDLLKRLDMARLSSQKLGTCNYRCPGNEMLPSLASTTWEIDQDKGTEYHQRFNAYLKYAQENDLVVSGSVTDPKGDRSKRPLEQDPDYYVHVVEKRPDGIVVSGAKQHATGAYAADETLVLPGISCRKGEEDYALAFVIPNGAEGVTYIGQYNAFSTERESESDLRVIGNPVYGQRETCLVVFDRVFVPWERVFMCGEVEYTQKFITRFAKTHRMNCGGACKVGFMDLIIGATQLIAEYNGLPNVSHIAQKITRMLQLNDTSLACATAAAFMGKEEPAGSGVFMPDEAMSNIAKLNTNDGFWEVMALAGDIAGGVSVTMPSEKELDNPETRDYVMKYLGAAAPAHKRMRIIRFLQNWVAGLHGVGTYQGSGPSQNQIMVLYRIADLESRKRMAEELANVHA encoded by the coding sequence ATGGCTATCAAGTCCGAACAGGAGTATCGGGAGCGTGTGTCCAAACTGAGGCCGAAGCTTTTCATCGGGGGCAGGAAGGTCGAGGACCTGAACGCGCACCCCGTCACCCGGAGCGTCATCGAGGCGACCGCGCGCGTTTACGAGCTGACCCTGGATCCCCGTTACCAGGACACCATGCAGAGCGTCTCGCACCTGACCGGAGAACCGGTCAGCCGGGCCCTGCACATCCACCAGAGCCGCGAGGACCTCCTCAAGCGCCTCGACATGGCGCGCCTGAGCAGCCAGAAGCTCGGCACTTGCAACTACCGCTGCCCTGGCAACGAGATGCTCCCCTCCCTCGCCTCGACCACCTGGGAGATCGATCAGGACAAGGGCACTGAATACCACCAGCGCTTCAACGCCTACCTGAAGTATGCCCAGGAGAACGACCTGGTGGTGAGCGGCTCCGTCACCGACCCGAAAGGGGATCGCAGCAAGCGGCCCCTCGAACAGGACCCCGACTACTATGTCCACGTCGTCGAAAAACGGCCCGACGGAATCGTGGTGAGCGGGGCGAAACAGCATGCGACAGGCGCTTACGCGGCGGACGAAACGCTGGTGCTGCCGGGGATCTCATGCCGAAAGGGCGAGGAGGACTATGCCCTGGCGTTCGTGATCCCGAACGGGGCCGAGGGGGTGACCTACATCGGCCAATACAACGCCTTCAGCACGGAGCGGGAGTCCGAATCGGACCTGCGGGTGATCGGCAACCCGGTCTATGGACAGCGCGAAACGTGCCTCGTCGTGTTCGACCGGGTATTCGTCCCCTGGGAACGGGTCTTCATGTGCGGTGAGGTGGAGTACACCCAGAAGTTCATCACCCGGTTCGCCAAGACCCACCGGATGAACTGCGGCGGGGCCTGCAAGGTGGGTTTCATGGACCTGATCATCGGCGCGACCCAGTTGATCGCCGAATACAACGGCCTCCCCAACGTCTCGCACATCGCCCAGAAGATCACCCGGATGCTCCAGTTGAACGACACGTCCCTCGCCTGCGCGACGGCCGCCGCCTTCATGGGAAAAGAAGAGCCGGCCGGCTCGGGCGTCTTCATGCCTGATGAGGCGATGAGCAACATCGCCAAACTCAACACCAACGACGGCTTCTGGGAGGTCATGGCCCTCGCCGGGGACATCGCCGGCGGCGTCTCCGTGACCATGCCGAGCGAAAAGGAGCTCGACAACCCGGAAACGAGGGACTACGTCATGAAGTATCTCGGCGCGGCGGCGCCGGCGCACAAACGGATGCGGATCATCCGGTTCCTGCAGAACTGGGTCGCCGGACTCCATGGGGTCGGGACCTATCAGGGCTCCGGCCCGAGCCAGAACCAGATCATGGTCCTTTACCGCATAGCGGATCTCGAAAGCAGGAAGCGCATGGCCGAGGAACTGGCCAACGTCCACGCCTAG
- a CDS encoding class I SAM-dependent methyltransferase — protein MARTEAFDAFTDAYEDWFDRHPAFYHLELEAVRRLIPPLGARGMEVGIGSGKFAVPFGVKIGVDPSEKMSEKARVLGLDVCRGVAEALPFRTGVFDFVLMVTTICFVDDILATFREAARVLKREGSIIVGFVDRLSELGRRYAAHKGESRFYREATFFSTDEVMEHLRETDFDPVEIKQTLIPGGLPGTVEDGFGKGAFIAIKAVKRGSRG, from the coding sequence ATGGCTAGAACAGAAGCGTTCGACGCGTTTACCGATGCCTACGAGGATTGGTTCGACAGGCATCCTGCTTTTTATCACCTGGAACTCGAAGCGGTGCGCAGGCTGATTCCTCCCCTTGGCGCAAGAGGCATGGAGGTAGGCATCGGATCCGGGAAGTTCGCTGTCCCATTCGGTGTGAAGATCGGGGTCGACCCCTCTGAAAAGATGTCTGAGAAGGCCAGGGTGCTTGGCCTCGATGTCTGCCGGGGCGTGGCCGAGGCCCTGCCGTTCCGCACCGGTGTCTTCGATTTCGTGCTGATGGTGACCACGATTTGCTTCGTGGACGACATCCTTGCAACGTTCAGGGAGGCTGCGCGGGTCTTGAAGCGCGAGGGCTCCATCATCGTGGGTTTCGTGGACAGGCTGAGCGAACTCGGCAGAAGATATGCAGCCCACAAGGGAGAAAGCCGGTTTTACCGGGAGGCGACGTTCTTCTCGACCGACGAGGTGATGGAACATTTGCGGGAGACGGACTTCGACCCCGTGGAGATAAAACAGACCCTGATCCCGGGGGGGCTGCCCGGAACCGTGGAGGACGGGTTCGGAAAGGGCGCTTTTATCGCCATCAAGGCCGTGAAAAGGGGCTCCCGCGGATAA
- a CDS encoding type III secretion system chaperone produces MERFNALIKRFGETIGIPDLDLDEDGYCCLEFDGHIVNIEFAPRSEEFFFYACIADLPETDHQALCEMLLEANFFFRGTHGATFGIDKQSKQIILAAKKPIAAVDGRLFESMMEDFVNATIGWKQRLAAFQERNGSEEAPETGFSSDFLERRA; encoded by the coding sequence ATGGAACGTTTCAATGCCCTGATCAAGAGATTCGGAGAAACCATCGGGATTCCCGATCTCGACCTGGACGAAGACGGGTACTGCTGCCTGGAGTTTGACGGTCACATCGTCAACATCGAATTCGCCCCACGCTCGGAGGAATTCTTCTTTTACGCCTGCATCGCAGACCTGCCCGAAACGGATCACCAAGCCCTCTGCGAGATGCTCCTCGAAGCGAATTTCTTTTTCCGCGGGACCCATGGGGCTACCTTTGGCATCGACAAACAATCGAAACAAATCATCCTGGCCGCAAAGAAACCTATCGCGGCGGTTGACGGACGCCTTTTCGAATCGATGATGGAAGATTTCGTCAACGCCACTATCGGTTGGAAACAAAGGCTTGCGGCCTTCCAGGAGCGGAACGGATCGGAGGAAGCACCGGAGACCGGATTCAGCTCCGATTTTCTTGAGCGAAGGGCCTGA